cagagcagctcacagatcaccctgcacctgtacatagctcatctgtaaatagcccatccaatctacctcattcccctactgtatttatttctttatcttgctcctttgcaccccagtatcttgcacattcatctactgcacattctaccattccagtgtttaattgctatattgtaattacttcgccaccatggcataTTTATTGCTGTAAATAGATTTTtaaactgtattattgattgtatgtttgtttattcgatgtgtaactctgtgttgttgtatgtgtcgaactgctttgctttgtcttggccaggtcgcagttgcaaatgagaacttgttctcaactagcctacctggttaaataaaggttaaataaaaaataccagTGTTGAGCAATGCTCTCAGTAAACAGAATCTACATCTGCCAGTGTTTTTAATTGAATCCAGCTCTCACCTGAATCCACTGTCTTACGCTGTCTGATATAGTTGCCAAGTGAATGCTGGCCTTTCTCCCCCCATGTAGCCCTAACCCCATTGTCTTACGTCAGATAGAGACTAGAGTCAGGTGAGGGACTAATGCTGTGTAAGACTGAAGCCACCTGTCGGAAGACAATTTAACCCCAATCCCTGTTTGTATGTGAATACCACGTGTACGATAACTCTCACACagcaacttctctctctctccccaggcctgCTCTCGTCTCACCAGCCCCCCACCAGACCGATGCTGGATGACCCCCTCCAGGGGGTCTCCCCCACCCCTATGCCTGTCTCGGAGACCTCTTCCCTGGACGCCTTggccctcctctccccccacgtCTCCCCTGCTGTCTACCAGCTTTCGGAGCTCACGTCAGATGGTAGCCCTATGGAGGGCACCAGCCCGACCCCAGACTCCAACCCGTCACTGGAGGGCCAGGGGGAGTCCCCAGGGGCaccaggaggggaagaggagaccaGGCAGGGCAAAAAGAGCCCCCCTGCCAAGCAGCACCTCCACTGTCCCATGTGCAAAATTACAGTCAACTCCTCATCCCAGCTAGAAGCCCACTATAGTGGTATGCACTGCAATATGTCTATATGGCTACTTGCACTGCATTTGCTATTGAGTGATAAGTAGATACTATTTAAATGCTGACCTATGATTTTTTACTGATCAATAGCTATGTGAATCAATAGCTATGTGGTCGTGTCTGTGATGTGTCTGTGCCTTTCTAGGCTCCAAACACAAGCAGATGCTCGAGGGCCAGGTGGGTGCTCAGGCGCGACGCCGAGGCAAGGTAATGTCATTGCCTAGGCCAACATGCAGGAGCAAGCAGGCAATAAGCAGCAAGGCCAGGGTGGGCGTGGCCCTGGCTAGCCAACCGTTCCACTGCGAGATGTGCGAGGTGTCCGTCAACTCGGAGACGCAGctcaaacaggtgtgtgtgtgtttgtgagtgtttcTGAGTGTGTGTAGTACAGCCTCAAAATATATATGCCATGCACTCAGTCCTTGCATTTGGAGCTGCCTATGAATTTGAGAGGGGTTACATTTCcctagccccatccctcagctgtagACCAATACAAGTGGGATTTTCGATTGTATTTCGAATGCATCCCAGAATATAGCTTTTAAGGGATGTTTCACTCAGAATAAAACCTAACATTTGCTTTTGTCCCTCAGCACATGAGCAGCAGAAGACACAAAGACCGGTTGTCAGGAAAGCCCCAGAAACCGAAGTTCAGCCCTTATACTAAGAGCCAGCCAAACCCTGTTTTAGCGGTGAGTGTccgtccaacacacacacacacacacatcacaccaactaCCCCTCCTGTCCTGCCCATTCATTCCCACACAGCCAGCGTTCTTATTTTGTCACCCCCTTTCCCCCGTTCTTGTGTCCTCTCTGCAGAGCGTGAGATGGAGTGGTTTCCCGTTTGGGGGGGTGACCTCGGCCATAGGGAAACTGGCCAGCCACTGCCACCTCAGCACTTACAGCCCTCAGGTGAAGACCTATATGAGGACGTTTTGTGAATGTATTTTTAGCAACCAGAGACAGATGTCTTTATCTGGTTGACTGGATGTTTTACCAGATAACCAAACTATGACATCAGATGTCTTTACCTGCATGTAACAGAGACCAGTTGGTTGTATTTGAGTTATATCCGGTCTTCTAACCCAGAAAACCAGTTTAAAGGGCAGGAAATAACGTCAGGGGCCACATTTTACCCGCTTAGGAAGAGTAAGAACCTGAATTTGATTTGGGCAATTGTCTTAGGTGGCTCTGGTCACATAAACGGCAAACACACATTTACTCACATTCCCAAACGGTCTCTGTCCCATTGTCTATCTATGGGGTTAATGAACTGAGCACTATAGCGTGCTGCTGCTATGTCGGATAGCTGACAAAGGGCCATGTTTGGGAATAGGCATGGTCACGTTCTTTCACAGTTCACTCACTACAAAAATAACTGCTTGAAAGTTGGTGAGGCCAAATATACTGGCAGGCACAAGAAGGTCTCTCACACATGTAAACatagcctcacacacacacaaacattgtcACATTACCACAACACACACAAGTACATGCTCGcacaccaacacatacacacaccacacacacacacacacacacacacacacacacacacacacacacacagagacagacagacaaagacagagggcCGCACAGGATTTGTGTTTGGCCAGCTGCTGGGTAGAGGCAGTGTCTCAGGCCATGGTCACAATCTTGTCTGGGATATTTAAGGCCAGTTCGTGAGGTTGCCAACAATCCACACTGGCTTCACACAAATTGATGGTGATGGATATTCACTCTCATGTTTCATTCACCCTCACTCTGACGTTAATGTTGTGGTTAGCTGAATGCATACAGGCCTGATCTAGAGTATAACTTTTTGGATACAATTTTATGGACTTGAAGAGAGAGAGCATTGTTAGACTGATTCTGACATGGGACACCATGTGAACATACTTTCTGGCCGAACAATAGCTAGATTTCCATCCATTTGGCGACAGATTATTATGGGAATATTCAAAAATATGGATAAAGAAAATATTCAcaccagtggtgtgtttccaccaaactggCTTCCACCAACAATCAGTGCGTGATGAGGTAATGCACACAACAGTTGACTTTTCACTTAAGTTTTTATGTTCCAAATACAAAATGTAAGTTTAATGTGTTTCCGTTGCATTTTCAACTATATGGTCACAAAAACGGTTGCGTTAAATAGCAACTATGCCTATTCTGGTCTTGACACGTCCGCTCTAGGCAACAGCTGGCAGATACAGTGCGGTTGGCCAGTGCCGAGCaagaatatttgtatttgtcaaacgtcaggcaagcatcgatcatcatgtcaccagaataagaccctcgatatttattggaaaggagcatcaagatcaccatgcactttcaccaccctgtgaagttcatcggaACTTTTTTCatcagtagcctaataaactgcatcgTTTCCTGAGTCATAGCAGGaagaccacacaccatatcatcgcaagactcccaagtttacttcgatatgaaggttattatataaatatttggcGATGAAGGCATTTCCACTGCTGTTTCTCGCATAAATAATTTGACCGAcaaaaaaagatcccaccatgtcgaacaaaCAAATTATCTGTcgacatttataaaattgtaccgaaacttcctgtttccatcacagctggtACCACAGAGCTTGAGGTGGCCGGTACTCAATCAATTGCAGATAGTTGGTTTTCCAAATATTGCTTTGAGAAGTTGAATTTGCACAACTGTATGTCCTGGATGGAGGGAGTTATGGAAAATCCATAACTATCAGGAAATGATTGAATACCAGACCAGGGTCAGCcacgcaatctccatagacaaacaatggcagtagaatgaccttactgaagagctcagtgactttcaacgtggcaccgtcataggatgccacctttccgacAAGTCAGATCATCACATTtgtctgtcctgctagagctgctcctGTCAACAGTAagtgctgctattgtgaagtggaaacgttaggccacacaagctcacagaacaggaccgccgagtgctgaagtgcatgACGCGTAAGAAcggtctgtcctctgttgcaacactcactacagagttccaaactgcctctggaagcaacgtcagcacaagaactgttcgtcagggagcttcatgaaatgggtttctatgtccgagcagcagcacacaagcctaagatcaccatgcgcaatgccaagcatcggctgaagtgatgtaaagctcgccgccattagactctagagcagtggaaatgcgttctctggagcgatgaatcacgcttcaccatctggcagtccgacggacgaatctgggtttgttgaatgccaggagaacgctacctgccccaatgcatagagcCAACTGTGATGTTTGGTGGAGAAGCTATaagggtctggggctgtttttcatgtttcgggctaggccccttagttccagtgaagggaaatggtaacgctacagcatatgagattctagacgattctgtgcttccaactttgtggcaacaggttGGAAGGtcctttcctatttcagcatgacaatacccctaTGCACAAAGTGAAGTCCATactgaaatggtttgtcgagatcgttttggaataacttgactggcctgcacagaaccctgacctcaaccccattgaacacctttgaaATTAATTGGGTGCCGACTGCGAgctaggcctaatcgcccaacatcagtgcccgacctcactaatgctcttgtgactgaatggaagtaagtcccAACATTTAGTAGAAAGCAttgccagaagagtggaggctgttatagcagcaaaggggggactaactccatattaatgcccatgattttggaatgagatgttcgacgagcagataCTTTTGGTAAGGTAGTGTATGTCTAATACCTTCAAATACCTGTGCTGAGGTTGATGTACACATGTTTGCCGGTACAATTGAACCAATATAATAGTACCAAAAGTGCAAACTCCATGCTAAATCAAGCACACCTCAAAGAGGTATTTGaccctgggttgtgttcattaagcACCAAATGGAGGAACACAGACGGAAACTGGCTGGGACTACTATGACTTGCCCAATAAAAaattcacatttttgttttccatTGCAAATAGTTTCAAAACTTTTTTTCGTTGCGTGCGCTAATGAACCTGACCTGCATGTAAGTTTGTTGAATAGCTGCTGCAGACTCATACTAAAAACCCTATGGTTCCTCTCTTCCAGACCAAACTGGCCCTGCAGAAGCAGCTGTCCAAGGCCCTGTCGGCAGGTTTCCTGGCCAGCCACATGAACCAGGCCACCCTTTGCACCATGGCCTCCAATCCTCTGACCCTGCGGTGCCCCCCGGGGCCAGGCCATACACCCCTCATCCAGACCCCCCTGCTCAGCCCCGCGCTCTTCAGGCCCGCCCCGGGGCCCCTGAGGGCCACTCACACGCCCATCATCTTCTCGCCGTACTAGCCGAGTTTGGACTAGCTTGGATCAAATtggcatacatttacattttagtagaGCAGACGATCTAGCCCGGCCTTTCTAGATGAAAAATAAGGACCTAAGTGGAGCTACTCtgaggccctgtccagaaacaaccctttACCCTCACACCTTGGCAgttgtgtacagtacagtatatcatTTTATGCTGTATAAAATGATTAGATAGGTACTGTACGTAAGCAATATGGTTGGAGCTCCACTTGgacttctaataggctaatttgAATGTTCACCCTATCGCTGAAACCCATCAAATCCTTTCAGATCTTCACAAGTGCACAGAGGTTAAGGGTTGATTTTGTACAGGGCCTAAAATGTTTCTATGCAGCCAATGAGAGCAGAGCAGCGTGCCACCAAGTCCAACATGCAAAACCGCTTACTGGCTACGGTGCTACACACTGGAGAACCAGAGATGGCCGTGGCGTTTCAGCCACAAAATTGTTGCCCCTCTCTCCCGTTGGCTCTCTGACGACTGTCGACTGCATGCTCCAACGTGGTCTGGAGGACCCTCTTTGAAGCCATAGCGATGAACGATCAAGTTGTATTTGTTTTGTGCTATTTATTAGATGACGATAGAGAAGTAGGCCTATATTTATGTCACGTATAGTGTCTGTTGCCGATGTCCCCTCGCTTTAGGATTTTCCAAACAGTTTCACTCTGGGAGTAGGCCTACACTGTCAGATTTCCCTTGTCCAGTATTACTCCAGCAACTTTTT
This DNA window, taken from Oncorhynchus nerka isolate Pitt River linkage group LG23, Oner_Uvic_2.0, whole genome shotgun sequence, encodes the following:
- the LOC115106650 gene encoding zinc finger protein 385B-like; amino-acid sequence: MFGTNGHGAILKQSRAGMKRPRSPGLLENVLLSKAEEEEEDEEEERAAPGRRLKRERRQSSVTLCEVCNIQLNSLAQAQIHYNGKTHQRRLRQFNLAKASNATHTHTGTLSQANPLLASLSLPGRPLQTQLDIKHFLPLHVNASSPLNLFPNFNMMDPVQKAVINHTFGVAPPKRKQIISCNICHLRFNSTNQAEAHYKGHKHARKLKSMDAQRNRQRGQGSMAGRERDRDRGKTGVAKSLPALMDPSLTEGTGLLSSHQPPTRPMLDDPLQGVSPTPMPVSETSSLDALALLSPHVSPAVYQLSELTSDGSPMEGTSPTPDSNPSLEGQGESPGAPGGEEETRQGKKSPPAKQHLHCPMCKITVNSSSQLEAHYSGSKHKQMLEGQVGAQARRRGKVMSLPRPTCRSKQAISSKARVGVALASQPFHCEMCEVSVNSETQLKQHMSSRRHKDRLSGKPQKPKFSPYTKSQPNPVLASVRWSGFPFGGVTSAIGKLASHCHLSTYSPQTKLALQKQLSKALSAGFLASHMNQATLCTMASNPLTLRCPPGPGHTPLIQTPLLSPALFRPAPGPLRATHTPIIFSPY